The Saccharicrinis carchari genome has a window encoding:
- a CDS encoding AGE family epimerase/isomerase, whose product MDKLDFVALANQYKTELFENVVPFWMNNSLDTSHGGYFTCLDQSGKVFDTDKFVWLQARQVWLFAMLYNKVEQKQEWLDVALNGARFLEKYGHDKSYNWYFSLTREGKPLVQPYNIFSNTFATMAFGQLSLATDNQHFAKISKLTFDRILERKDNPKGVYNKAFPGTRPLKNFALPMILCNLSLEIEHLLDARLVNETVDNVITEVLDVFYNKDYQLILENVQIDGRFSDTFDGRLLNPGHAIEAMWFIMDLGVRLDRKDLIKKAKNIILQTLEYGWDKKFGGIFYFMDIKGHPPQQLEWDQKLWWVHIETLISLLKGYQLTGDKKCLEWFHKVHDYTWSHFKDTEHGEWFGYLNRQGEILLPLKGGKWKGCFHVPRGLYQCWKTLEKIAENNNYRGR is encoded by the coding sequence ATGGATAAGCTTGATTTTGTGGCATTGGCTAATCAATATAAAACAGAACTCTTTGAAAATGTGGTGCCCTTTTGGATGAATAATTCATTGGATACGTCTCATGGTGGATATTTCACATGTCTTGATCAATCTGGGAAGGTTTTTGATACCGATAAATTTGTATGGTTACAAGCTCGCCAGGTGTGGCTGTTTGCTATGCTGTATAACAAAGTAGAGCAAAAGCAAGAGTGGTTGGATGTAGCTTTAAATGGAGCACGTTTTCTGGAAAAATACGGTCACGACAAAAGCTATAACTGGTATTTTAGCCTTACACGTGAAGGGAAACCTCTGGTACAGCCGTACAATATTTTTTCCAATACCTTTGCCACAATGGCCTTTGGGCAGTTGAGTCTGGCAACAGATAATCAGCATTTTGCAAAAATTTCAAAATTAACATTCGACCGAATTTTGGAGCGAAAAGATAATCCAAAGGGTGTTTATAATAAAGCTTTTCCAGGTACACGACCCTTAAAAAACTTTGCTTTACCAATGATACTTTGTAATCTGTCGTTGGAAATTGAGCACTTACTCGATGCCCGGTTGGTAAACGAAACTGTGGATAATGTTATTACCGAGGTATTGGATGTATTTTACAATAAGGACTATCAACTTATTTTAGAGAATGTGCAAATAGACGGTAGATTTTCGGATACTTTTGATGGTCGCCTATTAAATCCGGGTCATGCCATCGAAGCCATGTGGTTTATTATGGATTTGGGGGTACGACTGGATAGAAAAGATTTAATTAAAAAAGCAAAAAATATAATATTGCAAACCTTGGAGTATGGCTGGGATAAAAAATTCGGAGGTATCTTTTATTTCATGGATATTAAAGGGCATCCACCACAACAATTGGAATGGGATCAAAAACTTTGGTGGGTGCATATCGAAACTTTAATCAGCCTTTTAAAAGGATATCAATTAACGGGTGACAAAAAGTGTCTGGAATGGTTCCATAAGGTGCATGACTATACTTGGTCTCACTTTAAAGATACCGAACATGGCGAGTGGTTTGGTTATCTGAATCGTCAAGGAGAAATTCTGTTACCCTTAAAAGGCGGAAAATGGAAAGGATGTTTTCATGTACCAAGAGGATTGTATCAGTGTTGGAAAACACTGGAAAAAATAGCTGAAAATAATAATTATAGAGGTAGGTAG
- a CDS encoding DUF4434 domain-containing protein: MIKGTFLDEISHDIPHQNWGRKEWDEDFRHMKQIGIEMVILIRSGYRKWITYSSDVLIKEMGAYQPSIDLVKLFLELSEKYGMLFYFGLYDSGKYWTTGQYEKEVEINKAVIDEVWARYGQYKAFKGWYISQEISRKTNEIVSLYASLGHYCKSVSGGLTTMISPYIDGVKNISQYTSKTSRPNCVSLDQHKKDWDDIFKGIKGAVDIVAFQDGHVEYDELIDFLRINKEIAEANGLECWTNTETFDRDMPIKFLPIKWEKLRLKLELAKQAGIENAITFEFSHFMSPQSAYLQAGHLYNRYQEYVREQSEKQTVICEADKP, from the coding sequence ATGATAAAAGGAACATTTTTAGACGAAATAAGTCACGATATACCCCATCAAAACTGGGGAAGAAAGGAATGGGACGAAGATTTTCGTCACATGAAACAGATTGGGATTGAGATGGTGATCTTGATACGATCAGGCTATCGGAAGTGGATTACCTATTCCTCCGATGTGTTGATTAAAGAGATGGGGGCGTATCAACCTTCTATAGATTTGGTTAAACTGTTTCTTGAACTGAGTGAAAAGTATGGGATGCTATTCTATTTTGGCCTATATGATTCGGGTAAGTACTGGACGACAGGCCAATATGAAAAAGAAGTGGAGATTAACAAAGCAGTGATTGATGAAGTATGGGCTCGGTATGGACAATATAAAGCTTTTAAAGGCTGGTACATATCACAGGAGATAAGCCGCAAGACGAATGAGATTGTAAGCCTGTATGCTTCGTTAGGACATTATTGCAAATCGGTTTCAGGAGGATTGACCACTATGATTTCGCCTTACATAGACGGTGTTAAAAATATCAGTCAATATACCTCCAAAACATCCCGTCCCAATTGTGTAAGTCTTGACCAGCATAAAAAAGATTGGGACGATATCTTTAAAGGCATCAAAGGTGCAGTGGATATAGTGGCCTTTCAGGATGGTCATGTAGAATATGATGAATTGATAGATTTTTTGAGGATAAATAAGGAAATAGCTGAAGCAAATGGTTTGGAATGTTGGACTAATACCGAAACGTTTGACAGGGATATGCCTATTAAGTTTTTACCCATTAAGTGGGAAAAGCTACGCTTAAAACTTGAATTGGCAAAACAAGCCGGGATTGAAAATGCAATTACTTTTGAATTTTCACACTTTATGAGTCCTCAGTCAGCCTATTTGCAGGCAGGCCACCTGTATAACAGGTACCAAGAGTATGTGCGGGAGCAATCTGAAAAACAAACGGTTATTTGTGAAGCAGATAAGCCATGA